The following coding sequences are from one Novosphingobium sp. Gsoil 351 window:
- a CDS encoding MBL fold metallo-hydrolase — translation MQVRFWGTRGSIAKPGPDTVRYGGNTSCVQVTSPGGTMIIIDCGTGAHDLGQHILKNRLTGNEGSILISHTHWDHIQGIPFFAPLFVPGNAWTFYAPRGFGDTLRETLAGQMEFTYFPVTLDAFGAKVDYRDLVEQTFDLGDVRITTRFLNHPALTLSYKLECNGATMVYSCDHEPHSHELADGEGTIHGQDREHSEWFTGADLVIHDAQYTPAEYASKVGWGHSTPQYAVQMCREAGVRKLALTHYDPTRTDAQVDAILEELRAAAPANDRLEVIGAAEGMILEVTCEGKVPGAAPTAKAPAPKPLPTRIPVVRIVGQAPALNDPLHLGLIDEGLQILDEAEGEGGGGLTKTAVGLVVVKADSLAPDESILDAIERATSGLESVPPVIVVSDQTKPRELNLPKGADWLKRPFSREFARARMRTALLRNQFKWVPAPIPPDELQRLAALHALGLLDTPAEERFDRLTRVTAALFDVPIALVSLVDANRQWFKSCVGTDIKESSREVSFCAYAVAEREMLVIPDALRDDRFADNPVVSGPPYVRFYAGAPIFMSDGTCAGTLCVIDGRPRDFTDEDRDRLRDLAAIVQQELLSSSFAHAMA, via the coding sequence ATGCAGGTCCGCTTCTGGGGAACGCGGGGCTCGATAGCCAAGCCAGGCCCAGACACCGTGCGCTATGGCGGCAACACGTCCTGCGTTCAGGTTACTTCGCCTGGCGGCACGATGATCATCATCGATTGCGGAACCGGCGCCCACGATCTGGGCCAGCACATCCTGAAGAACCGTTTGACCGGGAATGAAGGCTCGATCCTCATCAGCCACACCCATTGGGATCACATCCAGGGAATTCCGTTTTTCGCCCCGCTGTTCGTGCCGGGCAACGCCTGGACATTCTATGCCCCGCGTGGGTTTGGCGACACGCTTCGCGAAACCCTCGCCGGACAGATGGAGTTCACCTATTTCCCGGTGACGCTCGATGCCTTCGGCGCGAAGGTCGATTATCGCGATCTGGTCGAGCAGACCTTCGACCTGGGCGACGTGCGCATCACCACGCGGTTTCTGAACCACCCCGCGCTGACCTTGTCGTACAAGCTGGAATGCAACGGCGCGACGATGGTCTATTCGTGCGACCACGAACCCCATTCGCACGAGCTTGCCGATGGCGAAGGGACGATTCATGGTCAGGACCGCGAACACAGCGAGTGGTTCACTGGCGCCGACCTGGTAATCCACGACGCACAATACACCCCCGCGGAATATGCGAGCAAGGTCGGCTGGGGCCACTCGACGCCGCAATATGCGGTGCAGATGTGCCGCGAGGCGGGGGTCCGCAAACTGGCGTTGACCCACTACGACCCGACCCGCACCGACGCCCAGGTTGACGCGATACTTGAGGAATTGCGCGCCGCAGCGCCGGCCAACGATCGCCTTGAAGTGATCGGTGCGGCTGAGGGGATGATTCTCGAGGTGACTTGCGAAGGCAAGGTTCCGGGCGCCGCCCCCACCGCGAAGGCGCCCGCGCCCAAGCCCCTGCCGACCCGCATCCCGGTGGTCCGCATCGTCGGCCAGGCGCCCGCGCTCAACGATCCGCTCCACCTCGGCCTGATCGACGAGGGCCTGCAAATCCTAGACGAGGCCGAAGGCGAAGGCGGCGGCGGCTTGACCAAGACCGCAGTCGGCCTGGTGGTGGTCAAGGCCGATAGCCTCGCACCCGACGAGAGTATCCTCGACGCCATCGAACGCGCCACTTCGGGGCTCGAATCGGTGCCACCGGTGATCGTCGTGAGCGACCAGACCAAGCCGCGCGAGCTGAACCTGCCCAAGGGCGCGGACTGGCTCAAGCGGCCGTTCTCGCGCGAGTTCGCCCGCGCGCGGATGCGCACCGCCCTGCTCCGCAATCAGTTCAAATGGGTACCCGCCCCCATCCCGCCCGACGAGCTCCAACGCCTCGCCGCGTTGCACGCACTGGGGCTGCTCGATACGCCCGCGGAGGAACGGTTCGATCGCCTGACCCGCGTCACCGCGGCCTTGTTCGACGTACCCATCGCGCTCGTCTCGCTGGTCGACGCCAACCGCCAGTGGTTCAAGTCGTGCGTCGGTACCGATATCAAGGAATCGTCGCGCGAGGTCTCGTTTTGCGCCTACGCGGTCGCCGAACGCGAGATGCTGGTGATCCCCGACGCACTGCGCGACGACCGCTTCGCCGATAATCCGGTGGTTTCGGGTCCGCCCTATGTGCGGTTCTACGCCGGCGCGCCGATCTTCATGAGCGACGGCACTTGCGCCGGCACGCTATGCGTGATCGACGGACGCCCCCGCGATTTCACCGACGAGGACCGCGATCGGCTGCGCGATCTTGCGGCGATCGTGCAGCAGGAACTGCTTTCGAGCAGCTTCGCCCACGCTATGGCCTGA
- a CDS encoding site-specific integrase encodes MGNLTALTVKNAKGPRVYSDGAGLLLRVKASGAKSWVLRVQHAGRRQDVGLGALSDLTLAEAREKAAALRKLARQGKDPLAARDFVEPTVPTFAEAVDKAHAELGKGWADKTAIAFKASLEQHALPTLGSKRVDEIGSEHVIAALAPIWTEKPQQARKVRHRIQQVLAFAKAKGWRSERPPDPAEVRRGLARQPRSQGFAAVPYAEVPSLVAGELDKVESSARLGLLFAILTAARSGEVRQATWAQIDREARTWSRPAEVMKSSVPHVVTLNSAALAVLDRAARFGSEGLLFPAARQGPLSDMSLAKMLRNAGRSETVHGFRSSFRDWAAEKMPQVPAMVAEMALAHSVGTATEKAYLRSDLRALRFKLMDAWGKFAAPNLNASQQRSRRGE; translated from the coding sequence ATGGGCAACCTGACCGCCCTGACCGTGAAAAACGCGAAAGGACCTAGGGTCTATTCCGACGGGGCGGGACTGCTCCTGCGGGTCAAGGCAAGCGGGGCCAAATCGTGGGTGCTGCGCGTCCAGCACGCCGGCCGCCGCCAGGACGTCGGCCTTGGCGCGCTTAGCGACCTCACCCTGGCCGAGGCGCGCGAAAAGGCGGCCGCGCTGCGCAAGCTCGCGCGACAGGGCAAGGATCCGCTTGCCGCGCGCGACTTTGTTGAGCCAACGGTCCCGACCTTCGCCGAGGCGGTCGACAAGGCGCACGCCGAGCTCGGCAAGGGCTGGGCGGATAAGACCGCGATCGCCTTTAAGGCCTCGCTCGAGCAGCACGCGCTCCCGACGCTGGGCTCTAAACGGGTGGACGAGATTGGCAGCGAGCACGTCATCGCGGCGCTCGCACCCATCTGGACCGAAAAACCGCAGCAGGCACGCAAGGTGCGCCACCGCATCCAGCAGGTGCTGGCGTTCGCCAAAGCCAAGGGCTGGCGGTCCGAGCGCCCTCCCGATCCCGCCGAGGTGCGCCGCGGCCTCGCGCGCCAACCGCGTTCACAGGGGTTCGCCGCGGTACCCTACGCTGAGGTCCCCTCGCTGGTTGCTGGCGAGCTCGACAAGGTCGAGTCGTCCGCGCGGCTCGGGCTTCTTTTCGCCATACTCACCGCTGCGCGCAGCGGCGAGGTGCGCCAGGCCACATGGGCGCAAATCGATCGCGAGGCGCGCACCTGGTCGCGCCCCGCCGAGGTGATGAAGTCGAGCGTCCCGCATGTCGTCACTCTCAATTCTGCCGCGCTCGCCGTGCTCGACCGCGCGGCGCGGTTCGGAAGTGAGGGGCTCCTGTTCCCGGCGGCGCGTCAGGGCCCGCTCTCGGACATGAGCCTTGCAAAGATGCTGCGCAACGCCGGCCGCAGCGAAACCGTGCACGGGTTCCGCTCGAGCTTCCGCGACTGGGCGGCGGAGAAGATGCCGCAGGTCCCGGCGATGGTCGCCGAGATGGCGCTCGCCCACAGCGTCGGGACCGCCACCGAGAAAGCCTACCTGCGCAGCGACCTGCGCGCGCTCAGGTTCAAGCTTATGGACGCTTGGGGCAAGTTTGCAGCGCCAAACCTGAATGCTAGCCAGCAACGGTCGCGTCGTGGTGAATGA
- a CDS encoding CHAT domain-containing tetratricopeptide repeat protein, which translates to MTARTLRGSALTALAFVISLPTPAAAQATSPISVRNSFRIGSSGVACTAQNAPLDPRLKNMFDRAYRLSCRDAAGSIGSLIAVRRAVVVGAEPSSTTGLDLACGATDKTTLDGLGAVDALTCRDSRSNVDYRRYAVQRGGVSYLVEGLAGYDPALRLALATVVNDRAQNGEIRVATTEVSDPAAFARVQAGLLEASDARDEAYNRNNGGRFAESAEFFETIAARDRSNPGRLAEALANQGLQQSNLGNFKGADDLFGEANRQIARGDGVTQRLLRNYRAINALNQRQSLRALEVLSEPVAAVSENFAEDALRQGIIDSPLADQINRENVALQRLGGIDPGLSASERAQILDAQAQMLSGIANRQRGRLDDATPLLNDALRVIDEVREGRVVSTGFLRSEIQIELALIAEAQGRGSDALASLDKAIAAIGAAYPSSPALLAAQARKAAYLRRSGDATGARALYAQVVAAAPAIPDSGSTLRTMLSPYFALLAGDGGADAAKDLFAASQVLQRPGVAQTQAILARELSEGNDEASSLFRLSVARTREVARLEADVARMSANEKPTPQDIENLRVGRETLNSLKQDQVALTSKLSAFPRYNVLAPQSLAIGDLQSALRPGEGYYKLMVVADDIYALFVTADSARVLPIPGKLAGLEQDVQVLRDSIVKVENGEQVNYPFDVVRARQLYTKLFGGIDGDVQGLKHLIFEPDGPMLQLPPYLLVTADRGVTAYQARMKRSDGDAFDFTGVDWLGRGREVSIAVSPRGFLDIRALKPSTATKNYLGLGHNAVPATRPVGAVATECDWPIETWQSPISPDELFFAQGKLVRGGGDVRTDAQFTDSALLADSTLDQYRVLHFATHGLVTAPRPGCPARPALVTSFGDSGSDGLLTFREIFDLKLNADLVILSACDTAGMATVGASRDAGVTTGGNFALDGLVRAFVGAGARSVIASHWPVPDDYDATKRLIGGLLDAAPGVPIAAALEQAQEKLMDDPQTSHPFYWSAFIILGDGAKPLVPTNVTASGASALPVAR; encoded by the coding sequence GTGACCGCTCGCACCCTTCGCGGCAGCGCGTTGACCGCGCTCGCCTTTGTGATCAGCCTGCCTACGCCGGCGGCGGCGCAAGCGACTAGTCCGATTTCAGTGCGGAACAGCTTTCGGATCGGCTCGTCGGGCGTCGCCTGCACCGCGCAGAACGCGCCGCTCGATCCGCGTCTCAAGAATATGTTCGATCGCGCCTATCGTCTGAGCTGCCGAGATGCGGCCGGATCGATCGGCAGCTTGATCGCGGTACGCCGTGCGGTAGTGGTAGGCGCCGAGCCGAGCAGCACGACCGGCCTAGACCTGGCCTGCGGTGCGACGGACAAGACCACGCTCGATGGCCTAGGCGCGGTAGATGCGTTGACTTGCCGCGATTCCCGCTCGAACGTCGATTACCGGCGCTATGCAGTTCAGCGGGGCGGCGTTTCCTATCTTGTCGAGGGACTTGCCGGTTACGATCCGGCGCTGCGTCTGGCGCTCGCCACTGTGGTAAACGACCGTGCGCAGAACGGCGAAATCCGCGTCGCCACCACCGAAGTCAGTGATCCGGCCGCGTTCGCCCGCGTGCAGGCCGGACTGCTCGAGGCTAGCGACGCCCGCGACGAAGCCTATAATCGGAACAACGGCGGACGCTTCGCTGAATCGGCCGAGTTCTTCGAGACAATCGCCGCGCGCGACCGGAGCAATCCGGGGCGATTGGCCGAAGCGCTCGCCAACCAGGGCCTGCAGCAGTCCAATTTGGGTAATTTCAAGGGCGCCGACGATCTGTTCGGCGAGGCAAACCGCCAGATCGCGCGCGGCGACGGGGTCACTCAGCGATTGCTGCGCAATTATCGCGCAATCAATGCACTCAACCAGCGTCAGTCGCTGCGCGCGCTCGAGGTTCTGTCCGAGCCTGTCGCTGCGGTGAGCGAGAACTTCGCGGAGGACGCGCTGCGCCAGGGGATTATCGACAGCCCGCTGGCCGATCAGATCAACCGCGAAAACGTCGCCCTGCAGCGCCTCGGCGGGATCGATCCCGGCCTGAGCGCGAGCGAGCGGGCCCAGATTCTCGACGCGCAGGCGCAGATGCTCAGCGGGATCGCCAACCGTCAACGTGGCCGCCTCGACGATGCCACGCCATTGCTCAACGATGCCCTGCGGGTCATCGACGAGGTCCGCGAAGGACGCGTCGTCTCGACCGGGTTTCTTCGCTCGGAAATACAGATCGAACTGGCGCTGATCGCGGAGGCACAGGGCCGGGGCAGCGATGCGCTCGCATCGTTGGACAAGGCGATCGCGGCGATCGGAGCGGCCTATCCCAGTTCGCCCGCGTTGTTGGCGGCACAGGCGCGCAAGGCCGCCTACCTTCGCCGTAGCGGCGACGCCACCGGCGCGCGTGCGCTGTATGCGCAGGTCGTTGCCGCCGCGCCGGCCATTCCCGATTCGGGATCGACCCTGCGGACGATGCTGAGTCCCTATTTTGCGCTGCTCGCCGGTGACGGTGGCGCGGATGCGGCCAAGGACCTGTTCGCCGCTTCGCAAGTGCTCCAGCGCCCCGGCGTGGCGCAGACTCAGGCGATCCTCGCGCGCGAACTGTCCGAAGGCAACGACGAAGCTTCGTCGCTGTTCCGCCTGTCGGTCGCGCGGACCCGCGAAGTCGCCCGCCTCGAGGCTGACGTGGCGCGGATGAGCGCAAACGAAAAGCCGACGCCGCAGGACATCGAGAATCTTCGGGTTGGGCGAGAAACGCTAAACTCGCTTAAGCAGGATCAGGTTGCCCTCACTTCGAAGCTGTCGGCATTCCCGCGCTACAACGTGCTCGCTCCGCAAAGCCTGGCGATCGGCGATCTCCAAAGCGCGTTGCGACCGGGCGAGGGCTATTACAAGCTGATGGTCGTCGCCGACGACATCTACGCGCTGTTCGTCACCGCGGATTCGGCGCGGGTCCTGCCGATCCCAGGCAAACTCGCAGGACTTGAGCAGGACGTGCAGGTTCTGCGCGACAGCATCGTCAAGGTCGAGAACGGCGAACAGGTCAATTACCCGTTTGATGTGGTCCGCGCCCGGCAGCTCTATACCAAGCTGTTCGGCGGTATCGACGGCGACGTCCAGGGCCTCAAGCACCTGATCTTCGAGCCTGACGGGCCGATGCTGCAACTGCCCCCATATCTGCTGGTTACAGCCGACCGCGGGGTCACTGCCTACCAGGCGCGGATGAAGCGTTCCGACGGCGATGCGTTCGATTTCACCGGGGTGGACTGGCTTGGCCGCGGCCGCGAAGTCTCGATCGCGGTGAGCCCGCGCGGGTTCCTCGACATTCGCGCGTTAAAGCCTTCGACGGCAACGAAGAACTATCTGGGACTTGGGCACAACGCGGTGCCCGCGACGCGTCCGGTGGGTGCCGTGGCGACCGAATGCGATTGGCCAATCGAGACGTGGCAGTCGCCGATCTCGCCCGACGAGCTCTTCTTTGCCCAAGGCAAGCTCGTTCGCGGCGGGGGCGATGTCCGCACCGATGCCCAGTTCACCGACAGCGCGCTGCTGGCCGACTCCACGCTAGACCAATATCGCGTGCTCCACTTCGCCACGCACGGCCTCGTCACCGCGCCTCGGCCCGGTTGCCCGGCACGGCCGGCGCTGGTGACGTCGTTCGGCGACAGCGGTTCGGATGGCCTGCTGACCTTTCGCGAGATCTTCGACCTCAAGTTGAACGCCGACCTGGTGATACTCTCGGCGTGCGATACCGCGGGGATGGCGACCGTTGGCGCATCGCGCGACGCTGGCGTCACCACTGGCGGCAACTTCGCGCTCGACGGCTTGGTCCGGGCCTTCGTCGGGGCGGGGGCGCGGTCGGTGATCGCCAGCCATTGGCCGGTGCCCGACGACTACGACGCCACCAAGCGGTTGATCGGTGGTCTGTTGGACGCCGCGCCGGGCGTGCCGATCGCGGCGGCGCTGGAGCAGGCGCAGGAAAAACTGATGGATGACCCGCAGACTTCGCACCCGTTCTACTGGTCGGCGTTCATCATCCTGGGCGATGGGGCCAAGCCTCTGGTCCCGACGAACGTCACTGCGTCGGGCGCATCGGCTCTCCCAGTCGCACGATAA